The Chlorocebus sabaeus isolate Y175 chromosome 1, mChlSab1.0.hap1, whole genome shotgun sequence genome includes a region encoding these proteins:
- the NAALADL1 gene encoding aminopeptidase NAALADL1, producing the protein MQWTKVLGLGLGAAALLGLGIILGHFAIPKKANSPAPSVSAPQDLDLEILETVMGQLDAHRIRENLRELSREPHLASSPRDEDLVQLLLQRWKDPESGLDSAEAFTYEVLLSFPSQEQPNVVDIVGPTGDIIHSCHRTEENVTGEQGGPDVVQPYAAYAPSGTPQGLLVYANRGTEEDFKELQTQGINLEGTIALTRYGGVGRGAKAVNAAKHGVAGVLVYTDPADINDGLRLPNETFPNSWYLPPSGVERGSYYKYFGDPLTPYLPAIPSSFRLDLANVSGFPPIPTQPIGFQDARDLLCNLNGTLAPATWQGALGCPYSLGPGFRPDGNFSADSQVNVSVYNRLELRNSSNVLGIIRGAVEPDRYVLYGNHRDSWVHGAVDPSSGTAVLLELSRVLGTLLKKGTWRPRRSIVFASWGAEEFGLIGSTEFTEEFFNKLQERTVAYINVDIAVFANATLRVQGTPPVQSVVFSATKEIRSPGPGDLSIYDNWIQYFNRSSPVYGLVPSLGSLGAGSDYAPFIHFLGISSMDIAYTYDRSKTSARIYPTYHTAFDTFDYVDKFLDPGFSSHQAVARTAGSIILRLSDSFFLPLKVSDYSETLRSFLQAAQEDLGALLEQHSISLGPLVTAVEKFEAEAAALGQRISALQKGSPDPLQVRMLNDQLMLLERTFLNPRAFPEERYYSHVLWATRTGSVATFPGLSNACSRARDTASGSEAWAEVQRQLSIVVTALEGAAATLRPVADL; encoded by the exons ATGCAGTGGACGAAGGtgttggggctggggctgggggctgctgcCCTCTTGGGGCTGGGGATCATCCTGGGCCACTTTGCCATTCCCAAAAAAGCCAACTCACCGGCCCCCAGCGTCTCAGCCCCCCAGGACCTGGACCTGGAGATCCTGGAGACCGTCATGGGGCAGCTGGATGCCCACAGGATCCGGGAGAACCTCAG AGAACTCTCCAGGGAGCCACACCTGGCCTCTAGCCCTCGGGATGAGGATCTGGTGCAGCTGCTGCTACAGCGCTGGAAGGACCCAGAGTCAGGCCTGGACTCGGCCGAGGCCTTCACGTACGAGGTGCTGCTGTCCTTCCCTAGCCAGGAGCAGCCCAACGTCGTGGACATTG TGGGCCCCACCGGGGACATCATCCACTCCTGCCACCGGACCGAGGAGAATGTGACCGGGGAGCAAGGGGGGCCAGATGTGGTACAACCCTATGCCGCCTATGCTCCTTCTGGAACCCCACAG GGCCTCCTCGTCTATGCCAACCGTGGCACGGAAGAAGACTTTAAGGAGCTACAGACTCAGGGCATCAACCTCGAAGGCACCATCGCCCTGACTCGCTATGGGGGTGTAGGGCGTGGGGCCAAG GCTGTGAATGCTGCCAAGCACGGGGTGGCCGGGGTGCTGGTGTACACAGACCCTGCCGACATCAACGATGGGCTGAGGTTGCCCAACGAAACCTTTCCCAACTCCTGGTACCTGCCACCCTCAGGAGTGGAGCGAGGCTCCTACTACAAGTATTTTGGGGACCCTCTGACTCCCTACCTTCCAGCCATCCCCTCTTCCTTCCGCCTGGACCTTGCCAATGTCTCCGGGTTTCCCCCAATTCCTACACAGCCCATTGGCTTCCAGGATGCCAGAGACCTGCTCTG TAACCTCAACGGAACTTTGGCCCCAGCCACCTGGCAGGGAGCACTGGGCTGCCCCTACAGTCTGGGTCCCGGCTTCCGGCCTGATGGAAACTTCTCAGCAGACAG CCAGGTGAACGTGAGCGTCTACAACCGCCTGGAGCTAAGGAACTCTTCCAACGTCCTGGGCATCATCCGCGGGGCTGTGGAGCCTG ATCGCTATGTGCTATATGGGAACCACCGAGACAGCTGGGTGCACGGGGCCGTGGACCCCAGCAGTGGCACCGCCGTCCTCCTGGAGCTCTCCCGCGTCCTGGGGACCCTGCTGAAGAAGG GCACCTGGCGTCCTCGCAGATCTATCGTGTTTGCGAGCTGGGGGGCTGAGGAGTTTGGGCTCATTGGCTCCACGGAATTCACAGAA GAGTTTTTCAACAAGCTGCAGGAGCGCACTGTGGCCTACATCAATGTGGACATCGCGGTGTTTG ccAACGCTACCCTTAGGGTGCAGGGGACGCCCCCTGTCCAGAGTGTCGTCTTCTCTGCAACCAAAGAG ATCCGCTCACCAGGCCCTGGCGACCTGAGCATCTACGACAACTGGATCCAGTACTTCAATCGCAGCAGCCCAGTGTACGGCCTGGTCCCCAG CTTGGGTTCTCTGGGTGCTGGCAGCGACTATGCACCCTTCATTCACTTCCTGGGCATCTCCTCCATGGACATCGCCTACACCTATGACCGG AGCAAGACTTCAGCCAGGATCTACCCCACCTACCACACAGCCTTTGACACCTTTGACTATGTGGACAAGTTTTTGGACCCAG GCTTCAGCAGCCATCAGGCTGTGGCCCGGACAGCGGGGAGTATTATTCTCCGGCTCAGTGACAGCTTCTTCCTGCCCCTCAAAGTCAGTGACTACAGTGAGACACTCCGCAGCTTCCTGCAGGCAGCCCAGGAAGACCTCGGGGCCCTGCTGGAGCAGCACAGCATCAGCCTGG GGCCTCTGGTGACTGCAGTGGAGAAATTTGAGGCAGAAGCTGCAGCCTTGGGCCAACGCATATCAGCGCTGCAGAAGGGCAGCCCCGA TCCCCTGCAGGTCCGGATGCTCAATGACCAGTTGATGCTCTTGGAACGGACCTTTCTGAACCCTCGAGCCTTCCCAGAGGAACGCTACTACAG CCATGTGCTCTGGGCAACTCGCACGGGCTCCGTAGCCACATTCCCGGGCCTATCCAATGCCTGCTCCAGGGCCAGGGACACAGCCTCTGGATCTGAAGCTTGGGCTGAGGTGCAGAGACAGCTCAGCATTGTGGTGACAGCCCTGGAGGGTGCGGCAGCCACCCTGAGGCCTGTGGCGGACCTCTGA
- the SAC3D1 gene encoding SAC3 domain-containing protein 1 isoform X1 codes for MGAVSRPRARGAAEASLDYNAVHLGRPTPQDRPLMLGCELPVGTCPDMCPAAERAQRERERRLHRLEVVPGCRQDPPRADPQRAVKEYSRPAAGKPRPPPSQLRPPSVLLATVRYLAGEVAESADAARAEVASFVADRLRAVRLDLALQGAGDAEAAVVLEAALATLVAVVARLGPDAARGPADPVLLQAQVQEGFGSLRRCYARGAGPHPRQPAFQGLFLLYNLGSVEALREVLQLPAALRTCPPLRKALAVDAAFREGNAARLFRLLQTLPYLASCAVQCHVGHARREALARLARAFSTPKGQTLPLGFMVNLLALDGLREARDLCQAHGLPLDGEERVVFLRGRYVEEGLPPAGTCKVLVDSKLRGRTLEEVVMAEEEDEGADRPGSPA; via the exons ATGGGGGCCGTTAGCCGCCCCAGAGCGCGCGGAGCCGCAGAGGCGTCGCTGGACTACAACGCAGTGCATCTCGGGAGGCCAACTCCACAGGACCGG CCCCTCATGCTCGGCTGCGAGCTGCCCGTGGGCACCTGCCCGGACATGTGCCCGGCCGCCGAGCGCGCCCAGCGCGAAAGGGAGCGCCGCCTACACCGCTTGGAAGTGGTGCCGGGGTGCCGCCAGGACCCGCCCCGCGCCGATCCGCAGCGCGCGGTGAAGGAGTACAGCCGACCCGCCGCCGGCAAGCCCCGGCCCCCACCCAGCCAGTTGCGTCCGCCCTCCGTGCTGCTGGCCACGGTACGCTACCTGGCCGGTGAGGTGGCGGAAAGCGCCGACGCTGCCCGCGCCGAGGTGGCCAGCTTCGTGGCAGACCGCTTGCGAGCTGTGCGCCTGGACCTGGCCCTGCAGGGCGCGGGCGACGCCGAGGCAGCGGTGGTGCTGGAGGCGGCGCTGGCCACGCTGGTGGCCGTGGTGGCGCGGCTCGGGCCCGACGCGGCGCGGGGACCTGCTGACCCGGTGCTGCTGCAGGCCCAGGTGCAAGAGGGCTTCGGCTCGCTGCGGCGCTGCTACGCGCGGGGCGCGGGACCACACCCCCGCCAGCCAGCCTTCCAGGGCCTCTTTCTGCTTTATAACCTGG GCTCGGTAGAAGCCCTGCGTGAGGTTCTACAGCTGCCCGCTGCCCTGCGCACCTGCCCGCCCCTCCGCAAGGCCTTAGCGGTAGATGCTGCCTTCCGAGAGGGCAATGCTGCTCGCCTGTTCCGCCTGCTCCAGACCCTGCCCTACCTGGCAAGTTGCGCTGTGCAATGCCATGTGGGCCATGCCCGCCGGGAAGCCCTGGCCCGCCTCGCTCGTGCCTTTAGCACCCCCAAGGGCCAGACCTTGCCTCTGGGCTTCATGGTCAACCTCCTGGCCCTGGATGGACTCAGGGAAGCACGGGACCTGTGCCAGGCCCATGGGCTGCCCTTGGACGGAGAGGAGAGAGTTGTGTTCCTGAGGGGTCGCTATGTGGAGGAAGGGCTACCGCCTGCCGGTACGTGCAAGGTGTTAGTGGATAGCAAACTTCGAGGACGTACCCTGGAGGAGGTGGTCAtggcagaggaggaagatgagggtgCGGACAGACCTGGGTCCCCAGCCTGA
- the SAC3D1 gene encoding SAC3 domain-containing protein 1 isoform X2, which yields MLGCELPVGTCPDMCPAAERAQRERERRLHRLEVVPGCRQDPPRADPQRAVKEYSRPAAGKPRPPPSQLRPPSVLLATVRYLAGEVAESADAARAEVASFVADRLRAVRLDLALQGAGDAEAAVVLEAALATLVAVVARLGPDAARGPADPVLLQAQVQEGFGSLRRCYARGAGPHPRQPAFQGLFLLYNLEMGSRMLPLEFLGSSDPPAPPSQVAGCLPSCPVNCLFLSTLLLRRRHSNYPCSSGGRNRSPGW from the exons ATGCTCGGCTGCGAGCTGCCCGTGGGCACCTGCCCGGACATGTGCCCGGCCGCCGAGCGCGCCCAGCGCGAAAGGGAGCGCCGCCTACACCGCTTGGAAGTGGTGCCGGGGTGCCGCCAGGACCCGCCCCGCGCCGATCCGCAGCGCGCGGTGAAGGAGTACAGCCGACCCGCCGCCGGCAAGCCCCGGCCCCCACCCAGCCAGTTGCGTCCGCCCTCCGTGCTGCTGGCCACGGTACGCTACCTGGCCGGTGAGGTGGCGGAAAGCGCCGACGCTGCCCGCGCCGAGGTGGCCAGCTTCGTGGCAGACCGCTTGCGAGCTGTGCGCCTGGACCTGGCCCTGCAGGGCGCGGGCGACGCCGAGGCAGCGGTGGTGCTGGAGGCGGCGCTGGCCACGCTGGTGGCCGTGGTGGCGCGGCTCGGGCCCGACGCGGCGCGGGGACCTGCTGACCCGGTGCTGCTGCAGGCCCAGGTGCAAGAGGGCTTCGGCTCGCTGCGGCGCTGCTACGCGCGGGGCGCGGGACCACACCCCCGCCAGCCAGCCTTCCAGGGCCTCTTTCTGCTTTATAACCTGG agatggggtctcgcatGTTGccacttgaattcctgggctcaagtgatcctcctgccccaccctcccaagtagctgggtgcctgccatcatgcccagttaattgtttatttttgtccaCACTGCTCTTGCGAAGAAGGCATAGTAATTATCCCTGCTCTAGTGGGGGAAGAAATCGAAGCCCTGGGTGGTGA